The Arachis ipaensis cultivar K30076 chromosome B05, Araip1.1, whole genome shotgun sequence nucleotide sequence AATCTATCAATAGAAAATGAAAGGAAAACTAAAAAAGAACCTTGAACTTTTCTGAGGATATCATTGAACACTTTCTCTGAGTTAACAAGGACAACATCCAAGAAATTATACGTAAGCACAAAATAAAGAATATCATATTAAAAAAAAGTCACACACATGTatagaaatcaaatttcaaatattgCCAAAAATCACTGATTCCTTGAATAGCtagataaaaacaaaaaattttctcACAAAATCAGTAAGCAAAAATATCTAGACTAATTGTGTCGCCATCAAGTTCACTGAATAATGGCAAATGTAACAAAAGCCAAATCCATTTTGGCTTTGGTTTTATTATCAAAAATGAAGCTAGATTAAGGGAGAGAAGGATTAAACACAAGCCAAACCTTTATTTCATTTTCCATTTCTGGTGTGAGACTGATTTGTTGGTGTATTCCAGACCGAGCAGCATCCATTGTAGACATGGTGAAAAGCCTTATTGCTTCTTTCACATCCTCCTCAGTAGCAACATGAGATCTGATGCAGGAGAAATTGAGTTAGACTGTCTAAGATGTAAGTACTATATCAAAAGAATAAACTGAAGGAGAAATACAAAGAATGATTAGATTTAGCTAATAAATTTAGTTTCTTATATGACATAGCATATTGAGGGATCAGTGGAATCATGTAATTTGGATTATCTTCCAATTCAAATacaagaatttaattaaaaatttgataacaTTATAAAAACTAATAGTAattaaacattttatttattgtagaaacataaaaataaaagagagctAGTAGAGAGTGCAGTGGGCCCAAATGATGTAACAGTGTACTGATAATATACACACAAACTAGAAAGAAATCACCGTGATTTCATTCAGCTCCTCTATTTCTATCCCCCCATTCTCCTCATATTTCTCCTATTTTATCTTCTCTATTTTCCTATTTCTACTCTATTCTATTTCCACTATTCTATATTACTATGATTGGTACCAAGTTCTTATAAAAGATTAACTAATGTTTTAATTAAACCGAAGCAGATATTGCGAACAGGCAAGTAAAGTCTATGAAAAATGATGGCAATACGTACAATATCATTTTGGCAAGTGTCTCATTCAACCTAACAATAGCTTCTAGTTACCTTACTATAATTGGTGTAGTAACTTCTCCAGTTTCATTGGTTTGCTGCCTCATATCCTGTATTTTATTGCAAAATGAATCAAATCAAAATTGACAAAGTATGGACAAGGCAATATATAAGAATTAACATAATCATAACTACATACTGATAACTGGTAAAAACTAAAAGAGATATCAAATTTCTTTCTGCTAATTAGTCACATATTCAACCTTACCTGCCTGATTTTCACATAACTTTTTTGCAGTAATGTTGCATCAGATTCTGATAGACGAAAGTTGCATTCAGTCCGACAATAGTGTAAATACCTATTTAACTCAAATTTAAGTTGATCTGCTAAATAATTGAACGAACTGCATAAAAACATAAGTTTAGAGATATAGCTTACCTCTTCAGCCAATTCTCTTCTTTAGAAACCATGTACAATGCACAAAAAGACTATACTAATTAGAATGAACCAAAGGAACCACCTCAAAACTCTTTAAACTGCGTGCGTATGCAAATTCACTTAGAAAACATATAGCAAGTAGATGCCAAAGTCTAGAATTAAAGCATAATAATCACTAATAATATATAAGTCTAAAATTAAAGCACAATAGCCATTAATTTGCGATACAATAGTACTAATAGACAGTCAAGAACAATAAAGAACAAAATCGGTAACCAAAACAACAATAAAGTACAATCAAACCAAAACCATAATCAAGTCAAGACATAAACTACATAACCAGTTAAACATTACTGAGCACTAGCAAGAAAAGGATCGCATAATCATATCAAATCTCACCTTAAATTGAGCAAAGGATGCAGCATGAGCTTCAAGAGCCTGACTACACTGTTGATCCATGGAGTAAAGTTGCATGTTTCCCTTCATTAATTGTGGCTTCTATGATAAAACAACAGCAAGCACAAATAAAGTAGATCAGGCTTGTAAACATCACAGTAACAAGATAATAATTGAGGTACAACTATACACAGATAATCCCAGCAATAATACATATAAAGACAAGAAAATATGAGCTAAAAAAACTATGGCATAGTTGAAATGTATTCCACCTGACCAAATAATCTAATATAGTAGGCATCAGAAATATACCTCCGGTGAACCAGGAGCAACGCCAATCAAGACCAACCATTTTTCTGTAGGATCACATcgttaattaattatttagttgTTGGCCAAATTGGCAGTTCTCTCAAACATCTTTACAGGCTCAGATTCACCTGCAAGttacatttatttttatttttattttttgataaaaaaataatttcattaaGATGAAGAGCAGGATAAAATAAAATGGGGGATCATAGATCCCCTATACAAAAGCaaaaacataaaacaaaatatttacaccaaTCTCATGATTTTTACACCAACTAGATACTAGGCGTCTAATTTTATCCCATAAAACATGCTAGTCAATAACTTTCAAACAAGCTACAAGCACAATGAGTGAGAATATGCATACATAGAAAATATAGAAGGGCCAAAGTATATTCATAATAATGAATTGATAAACAATATAGTATGATAAAAATTACCAGCAATTTACCAAGTTCAAGAGCAGCATCACCAAAAGCATCCTAGTTATTCAGAAAAAACCTTGttattctcttatttttctttttcctttgcaCATTCATAAATTAAGAATGTTATCATACCACACACTAGAACAAACAACAAGTGGGTTCAAAATAACACCACATGCATTAAAAATGGTAAGGGAGATTACGTTTCAAATTCCAATACCTTAACTACATAAGAAActgaaattaaaatttcaaaaaggaCAGTTTCATAATACAAGAATATGAAAGCGTGTGTGTTACCTCTGCTCTTTCTCTTATTATCTGGATAGTTGATGAACCGATGATTCCAACAACATGCTCCAAGAATACGCATCTCTTGTTCATGGACTCCATCAGCGTAACTTTCCATTCTACTCCATTTCAATTGCAAAAGCAAAGAGAAAATCACAAATCGCAAAAAAGGAACTGAATCTAATTACACATGgaaaaaaagcagtgaaaagttCACCTAGACAAGCTATGGCAAAAACAACTCCAGGAATACCAGCACCTGTTCCAACATCCACGAGGCTAAGCTTCTCATGTGACAGCGCGCTGCCACAGCGCGTGCGGTAGCAATTCCTAAGAGGAGGGAGGATCTCGAGCGAGTCCTCGATGTGCCTCTCCATGACTTCGTCGGCGTCTTTGACTGCAGTGAGATTCATGCGCTGCAATTGAAAATGCGGAAATTAAGTGTTAATGTAGTTGAAGAGTTGAAAGAATTGGAAAGTATGCATTATGTATACCTTGTTCCATTGGAGAATAGCGTGAACGTAGAGATGGATCTGGTGTCTCTGGAGGGAGGATAGGGTTCGGAAGATGTAGAAGCTTCATGGCGACAACGACGAGGACATAAATGGCAGCAGCGACGATGAATGGTAGTAACGACGAGCTTACTCTCCCTCTGATCTCAGATGCTACGGTGAGCTTGATGGTGACAATAGCGAATAGATGAATACGGTGGCGGCAAGTAGATCTAGGGTTTCATTAGATCTCACTCTTCTTTCTCTCCATTTTTTTGGACGAATTTTGTTTGGAGTGAAATTTGTTTGGGTTTATTGAGAGTAGGTTAGGGGCTCATTATTTGTTTGAGTAATTGGGCTTAAGAATTTAAATTAGCATTAATTAATGGAAGTTTCATATTTTGCTATAAATAAAATATGTTATGGAGGTTTTCTAAAATCTCCACAAAAAAATTCCCATAAACAAGCATAAATCTTGTAGTGATAGATGCCCATTTGAGTCGCTATAGTGAAGAATTGCAGTGGTGATGAGTACCCTTCTGGTGAATCTTGTGGAGACAACTATGTAGTAATCCTTTTGATTTGCTTATACATATAAATAGTTTTATTAGTGGAAACCTTGATAATATCTCTTGTTGTTAGCTATATATGATTGTAATTTATAATCACAGTCTTTTAACACTTGTTGATTTGTTAAGTATCATTCTAAAATATtcactaaaatattttttttttaattctaggTTGCAGATTTTGAATCACCGGCATAGACAAGACCATTTTCTTCTGTTAGTCATGAGCTTCAACAACATAGACCATCCAACAATTAAAGGAGTTTTATGATTGAATTGTTAACTTTTCATGTTTGGATTAAGTTAGGAGTTTTAAAATTTACATGTTATAGATTATGACTATGTACAACGTGTAGAATTCAACTTTGAAATACATTGTTGCTATTTTTTGAAATACAATGCTATTTTTGTAGAATTCAACTTTGATGTTAGTGAGATTATGACAGTTTAAAATAGTCACTGAATACATAAAAAGTGGTCACAGAAATTAGTGACTTATTGATGGTTTCAAATTGAGAAACCATCACTAAAAATATTGTGAGCGGTTTAGACAGCC carries:
- the LOC107640919 gene encoding DNA replication licensing factor MCM5-like, which produces MVSKEENWLKRYLHYCRTECNFRLSESDATLLQKSYVKIRQDMRQQTNETGEVTTPIIVRSHVATEEDVKEAIRLFTMSTMDAARSGIHQQISLTPEMENEIKVWLVFNPSLP
- the LOC107642000 gene encoding uncharacterized protein LOC107642000; the encoded protein is MNLTAVKDADEVMERHIEDSLEILPPLRNCYRTRCGSALSHEKLSLVDVGTGAGIPGVVFAIACLEWKVTLMESMNKRCVFLEHVVGIIGSSTIQIIRERAEVTHTLSYSCIMKLSFLKF